From Deltaproteobacteria bacterium, one genomic window encodes:
- a CDS encoding EAL domain-containing protein produces MTKKLKFSLSAKAFLAVVIILLPILFAFAAGFRDNKEMLKKYLLDDLTLMAEAIEVQVYQFLEAGKRRAQDFASDGLIISELERASVDGWSATGIERHVISHKLPLNGQISAIAVLSPLGKVLSSTEKSLLDSDLSKEDLFKKGRSGVAVSERQQGLRGTPDLAFSAPIKNVRGELIGVLVNFVSVSELGGLLSGELARNLGALSSRLDRRETFEAYLVNGDRLMITDSIFRDGAAFIQRVDTLPVSACLERSGEMTGLYADYRGIEVAGASMCLPELGWTLLVEIDSSEALFPVSRIGRSAAFTALMVALFTALLFIVFHRRVVLKLQAVTRAAAEIAKGNYDTGLKAGGSDEIGEIARAFNEMAWQIKERSRSLAESEKRLKSILDNSSALVYMKDLEGRYILVNKEFELLFGTSLEEISGRTDHDLLPREAADVLMENDTLVLDRRTDLEFEESLPLPDGVRTYISMKFPLLSEEGMPYAICCISTDITERKRVEKALRRSEERLRRAQELARMGSWEWEIPENTLWWSDEIYRLFGLKPGEFGATYEAFLKSVHPDDREFVKRSVEQAFHHNKPYSIDHRIVRPDGTVRIVHEEAELLTDLQGRPHRMIGTVQDLTEQKTAEFEQRKLSAVLEHSVNLLFITDRNGAIQYVNPTFEQVTGFTKEEVIGQTPRVLSSGEATNALYQELWNTILSGKTWRSTLKNRKRNGTYYWANSVITPIRDEKGQITHFLAVQEDVTEKMMNEERLNYLSVHDELTGLMNRSRFIEEADAWMLEAGPKGVTAALSIIDMDQFKLLNDTFGHGAGDEYLRRLGKVLKDLLEREYGEEPAAFDSRPLLSRLSGDEYAVFFPGVTGEKAMYLVERIRAAVEGFYFTEASSTLTVSAGVAFYPDHGFHMKELLSKADAAMYRAKELGRNRTHAYRPEDQDLEKMHSRLAWKERIFKGIREDRFVPWFQPLLDLKTDGIHHYEALARLASEDGKVLLPGAFIDIAERFGIVGLIDRVIIEKTMRVQAEERKAGRNLSFGMNLSGKDLGDAELLDFIKRKIRETGAEPEMLIFEITETAAIGDLEKAIRFVKSLKETGCRFSLDDFGVGFTSFTYLKEMPVDYIKIDGSFIRKLEENPEDQVLVRAMTEMARGLRIKTIAEFVENEKTLAILRSFGVDYAQGYLIGKPSPDLVPGGKPDKNKPVAAGVSG; encoded by the coding sequence ATGACTAAAAAACTGAAATTTTCCCTGTCGGCCAAGGCCTTCCTGGCGGTCGTCATAATACTCCTGCCCATCCTGTTCGCCTTTGCGGCCGGGTTCAGGGACAATAAGGAGATGCTCAAGAAGTACCTCCTTGACGACCTGACGCTCATGGCAGAGGCTATCGAGGTCCAGGTCTACCAGTTTCTCGAGGCCGGGAAACGCAGAGCCCAGGATTTCGCAAGCGACGGGCTCATAATATCCGAGCTCGAAAGGGCGTCGGTGGACGGCTGGTCAGCCACCGGCATTGAGCGCCATGTAATCTCGCACAAGCTGCCGCTGAACGGGCAGATAAGCGCGATAGCGGTCCTCTCGCCGCTCGGAAAGGTGCTCTCATCTACAGAAAAATCTCTCCTGGATTCGGACCTTTCGAAAGAGGACCTTTTTAAGAAAGGGCGGTCAGGTGTCGCGGTTTCCGAGCGGCAGCAAGGCTTACGGGGGACCCCGGACCTCGCTTTTTCGGCCCCCATAAAGAACGTTCGGGGCGAGCTCATAGGGGTGCTGGTCAATTTCGTGAGCGTCTCCGAGCTAGGGGGGCTCCTCTCGGGCGAGCTGGCGCGAAACCTCGGCGCACTGAGCTCCCGCCTCGACCGCCGCGAGACCTTCGAGGCATACCTCGTAAACGGCGACAGGCTCATGATTACGGACTCGATATTCAGGGACGGGGCCGCATTCATCCAGCGCGTGGACACGTTGCCGGTCTCGGCCTGCCTGGAGAGGAGCGGCGAGATGACGGGTCTATATGCGGACTACAGGGGCATAGAGGTAGCGGGCGCCTCCATGTGCCTGCCTGAGCTCGGATGGACCCTCCTTGTCGAGATCGATTCGAGCGAGGCCCTTTTCCCTGTATCGCGGATCGGGCGGTCTGCGGCCTTTACCGCACTCATGGTGGCCCTTTTTACGGCCTTGCTCTTCATCGTATTCCATCGCCGGGTGGTCCTTAAGCTCCAGGCCGTGACCCGTGCGGCCGCCGAGATCGCAAAAGGCAACTATGACACGGGTCTAAAGGCCGGGGGAAGCGACGAAATTGGCGAGATCGCGCGGGCGTTCAACGAGATGGCCTGGCAGATAAAGGAACGGAGCCGTTCCCTTGCGGAGAGCGAAAAACGCCTGAAATCCATACTGGACAACTCTTCCGCCCTGGTATACATGAAGGACCTTGAGGGCAGATACATTCTGGTTAACAAAGAATTCGAGCTTCTTTTCGGGACCTCTCTCGAGGAGATTTCAGGACGGACAGACCATGATCTCCTGCCGAGGGAGGCGGCAGATGTGCTAATGGAGAACGACACCCTGGTCCTCGATCGCCGCACGGACCTCGAATTCGAGGAGAGCCTGCCCCTCCCCGACGGGGTCCGTACCTATATATCGATGAAGTTCCCTCTTTTGAGCGAGGAGGGGATGCCGTACGCCATCTGCTGTATTTCGACCGACATAACCGAAAGGAAGCGCGTGGAAAAGGCCCTCAGGAGGAGCGAAGAGCGCCTGAGGAGAGCCCAGGAGCTCGCGCGCATGGGAAGCTGGGAATGGGAGATCCCCGAGAACACACTCTGGTGGTCTGACGAGATATACCGGTTATTCGGCTTGAAGCCCGGGGAGTTCGGCGCGACCTATGAGGCCTTTCTTAAATCCGTGCACCCTGACGACCGGGAGTTCGTCAAGCGCTCGGTTGAGCAGGCGTTCCATCACAACAAGCCCTATTCCATAGACCACAGGATAGTGCGCCCGGACGGGACTGTGCGGATAGTGCACGAGGAAGCTGAGCTACTGACCGACCTGCAGGGAAGGCCGCATAGGATGATAGGAACGGTCCAGGACCTGACCGAGCAGAAGACGGCCGAATTCGAGCAGAGAAAGCTTTCCGCCGTGCTCGAGCACAGCGTGAACCTACTCTTCATCACCGACCGGAACGGCGCCATCCAGTACGTGAACCCAACATTCGAGCAGGTGACCGGGTTCACAAAGGAGGAAGTAATCGGCCAGACTCCCAGGGTGCTGTCATCGGGCGAGGCGACCAACGCGCTTTACCAGGAGCTCTGGAATACCATCCTCTCCGGCAAGACCTGGCGGAGCACCCTTAAGAACAGGAAAAGAAACGGCACTTATTACTGGGCGAATTCCGTGATCACGCCCATAAGGGACGAAAAGGGCCAGATAACGCATTTCCTGGCGGTCCAGGAGGACGTGACCGAGAAGATGATGAACGAGGAGCGGCTCAATTACCTCTCCGTCCATGATGAGCTTACCGGGCTCATGAACCGCTCCCGCTTTATCGAGGAGGCGGATGCCTGGATGCTTGAAGCCGGGCCCAAGGGCGTTACCGCCGCGCTCTCAATAATAGACATGGACCAGTTCAAGCTCCTTAACGACACCTTCGGCCACGGCGCCGGCGACGAGTACCTTAGAAGGCTCGGTAAAGTCCTTAAGGACCTTCTTGAGAGGGAATACGGGGAGGAGCCGGCCGCATTCGATTCCCGGCCGCTCCTTTCACGCCTGAGCGGAGACGAGTACGCGGTCTTTTTCCCGGGCGTTACAGGTGAAAAGGCCATGTATCTGGTCGAAAGGATAAGGGCAGCGGTCGAGGGCTTCTATTTCACGGAGGCGTCGAGCACACTGACCGTAAGCGCCGGGGTCGCCTTCTACCCCGACCACGGATTCCACATGAAAGAGCTTCTCTCGAAAGCGGACGCGGCCATGTACCGCGCAAAGGAGCTCGGGAGGAACAGGACCCACGCCTACCGGCCCGAGGACCAGGACCTTGAGAAGATGCATTCGAGGCTCGCCTGGAAAGAGAGGATATTCAAGGGCATAAGGGAAGACCGGTTCGTGCCCTGGTTCCAGCCCCTCCTTGACCTTAAGACCGACGGGATACACCATTACGAGGCCCTTGCGAGGCTCGCCTCGGAGGACGGGAAAGTGCTCCTGCCGGGCGCGTTCATAGACATCGCCGAGAGGTTCGGCATCGTGGGCCTTATAGACAGGGTCATCATAGAAAAGACGATGCGCGTGCAGGCGGAAGAGAGGAAGGCGGGGCGGAACCTCTCCTTCGGCATGAACCTTTCCGGAAAGGACCTGGGCGACGCTGAGCTCCTTGATTTCATAAAACGGAAAATACGGGAGACCGGGGCTGAACCTGAAATGCTCATCTTCGAAATAACCGAGACCGCCGCGATAGGCGACCTCGAGAAGGCCATCAGGTTCGTAAAGTCGTTGAAAGAGACCGGCTGCCGGTTCTCTCTCGACGATTTCGGCGTGGGCTTCACGTCCTTCACCTATCTTAAGGAGATGCCGGTCGACTACATAAAGATAGACGGCTCGTTCATAAGGAAGCTCGAGGAGAACCCCGAGGACCAGGTCCTTGTGAGAGCCATGACCGAAATGGCCAGGGGCTTAAGGATAAAGACCATCGCCGAGTTCGTGGAGAACGAGAAGACGCTCGCGATCCTCAGGTCGTTCGGAGTCGACTATGCGCAGGGATACCTTATAGGAAAGCCCTCGCCCGATTTAGTGCCGGGCGGGAAGCCCGACAAAAATAAGCCCGTCGCCGCCGGGGTTTCCGGCTAA
- a CDS encoding polymer-forming cytoskeletal protein, with protein MFRKEKDRNEKNKTAVAGDITGFIGKGVAMEGRLSFEETMRVDGSFKGDISAPSGALVVGEGAHIEGDIRVGTAVISGTVKGRIEAAQRVELKSPGNMTGEIKTPTLIIEEGVVFDGTCTMLKKDGTARETVEYGEVPQEATIVGGWAGPSS; from the coding sequence ATGTTCCGAAAGGAAAAGGACAGGAACGAGAAGAATAAGACCGCTGTCGCGGGCGATATCACCGGCTTCATCGGCAAAGGCGTTGCCATGGAAGGGAGGCTCTCCTTTGAGGAGACGATGAGGGTCGACGGGAGCTTCAAGGGCGATATCTCGGCCCCCTCGGGCGCGCTCGTGGTGGGAGAGGGCGCCCATATCGAAGGGGATATAAGGGTCGGCACCGCAGTCATCTCCGGGACGGTCAAGGGCAGAATAGAGGCGGCCCAGAGGGTGGAGCTCAAGTCCCCGGGCAATATGACCGGAGAGATAAAGACCCCGACCCTCATCATAGAGGAAGGCGTTGTCTTTGACGGCACCTGCACCATGTTAAAAAAAGACGGCACTGCGCGGGAGACGGTCGAGTACGGCGAGGTACCTCAGGAGGCGACCATAGTAGGAGGCTGGGCCGGGCCGTCCTCGTAA
- a CDS encoding type 1 glutamine amidotransferase, with translation MANVIMLIENGFEDVEALYPFYRVQEAGHKVTVVGPKPGIYKSKHGYPIEAAKGAGEVRAADFKGLIIPGGQAPDRMRIHENMVMLAREAVEKGLVVGAICHGAQLLIEADVLRGKRATCYISVKTDVINAGAVYMDAPVVVDGRLVTSRNPGDLPVFGRTLTEMLG, from the coding sequence ATGGCAAACGTAATCATGCTTATCGAGAACGGGTTCGAGGACGTTGAGGCCCTGTATCCCTTTTACAGGGTGCAGGAGGCGGGCCACAAGGTCACGGTCGTGGGCCCGAAGCCGGGCATATACAAGAGCAAGCACGGCTATCCCATTGAGGCCGCGAAAGGGGCAGGGGAGGTGCGGGCCGCGGATTTCAAGGGCCTGATAATACCCGGCGGGCAGGCGCCGGACAGGATGAGGATACACGAGAACATGGTAATGCTTGCAAGGGAGGCGGTCGAGAAGGGGCTCGTGGTGGGGGCCATATGCCACGGCGCGCAGCTCCTTATTGAAGCGGACGTGCTCCGCGGCAAAAGAGCGACCTGCTATATTTCAGTCAAGACGGACGTGATAAACGCGGGCGCCGTGTACATGGACGCGCCGGTCGTCGTGGACGGCAGGCTCGTCACCTCCAGGAACCCCGGCGACCTGCCCGTTTTCGGCAGGACCCTCACGGAGATGCTGGGTTAG
- a CDS encoding glycosyltransferase family 39 protein — MKTECQAGSGAIDKKDLWALLAIAAIVFAAKFNTIDLPFHWDELGAYISPAHWLSQAGLIRALPGLHPPETFFGHPFALYLSLAALFKTFGAYQITAHVFILAIAALGLWYTFLLGKLLHGRAVGAIAAIFLFLFPMYFAQAGIVTGDIVVTSLGVATVYYALRKNYLPYIVFATILLLTKESAMAIVASIIAYLLISDSSTRNIKAMVRYCAPVVPFAIFFAAQKAATGYFLPNPYFTHNSFAEFGINEAVRNFKNVVYFAFYMQYRVVLFAIILLNFAVNRSRAFRREHLLFAFLFASFIGAYTFVYYIGRYILPVLPYFAIMAAASIVMLARTRAVAALATALIIVLFITRIHGRDEGCLSCEVDLQYTDIVRVHKEASTFLEENYPGKRVLTNWPLYHALTRPYLGYVGNPLQVVLFESVDRTGPDDYDVIAYTPQSIDSRTGLKEIAEREGLVSAGAFARNGKTVEIYIRPE; from the coding sequence ATGAAAACTGAATGCCAGGCAGGGTCCGGCGCTATCGATAAAAAGGACTTGTGGGCCCTGCTTGCTATCGCGGCCATCGTTTTTGCCGCGAAATTCAACACCATCGACCTCCCGTTCCACTGGGACGAGCTCGGGGCCTATATCTCTCCTGCCCACTGGCTCTCTCAGGCTGGTCTCATTCGCGCCCTTCCGGGCTTACACCCCCCGGAGACCTTCTTCGGCCACCCTTTCGCGCTCTATCTCTCTCTCGCCGCACTTTTCAAGACCTTCGGAGCATATCAGATAACTGCGCATGTTTTCATCCTGGCGATAGCCGCCCTCGGGCTCTGGTATACTTTTCTACTTGGGAAGCTCCTTCACGGCCGGGCTGTCGGGGCAATCGCGGCCATCTTCCTTTTTCTTTTTCCGATGTATTTTGCCCAAGCCGGGATAGTGACCGGAGACATCGTCGTCACTTCACTGGGTGTTGCCACGGTCTATTACGCTCTCCGGAAGAACTATCTTCCCTATATAGTCTTCGCGACCATCCTCCTCCTTACCAAAGAGAGCGCGATGGCGATAGTCGCGAGCATAATCGCGTACCTCCTTATATCCGATTCGTCCACCAGGAATATCAAGGCGATGGTAAGATACTGTGCACCTGTCGTCCCATTTGCCATATTCTTTGCGGCACAGAAGGCCGCAACAGGGTACTTCCTCCCGAACCCGTATTTCACCCACAACAGCTTCGCCGAGTTCGGCATCAACGAGGCGGTGAGGAATTTCAAGAACGTCGTCTACTTCGCATTTTACATGCAATACAGGGTAGTCCTCTTCGCCATCATACTCCTTAATTTCGCGGTGAACAGGTCTCGCGCGTTCCGAAGGGAGCATCTCCTGTTCGCGTTTCTTTTTGCGTCCTTTATCGGCGCGTATACTTTCGTATATTATATAGGCAGGTACATATTGCCGGTCCTCCCATATTTCGCGATAATGGCGGCAGCCTCAATCGTGATGCTCGCAAGGACAAGGGCCGTGGCAGCTTTAGCGACGGCGCTTATAATCGTGCTCTTCATAACGAGGATACACGGGCGCGATGAAGGGTGCCTTAGCTGCGAGGTAGACCTGCAATACACTGATATAGTCAGGGTCCACAAGGAGGCGAGCACTTTTCTTGAAGAGAACTACCCCGGAAAGAGGGTCCTTACGAACTGGCCCCTCTATCACGCGCTGACGAGGCCGTACCTGGGGTATGTCGGTAATCCCCTTCAGGTCGTCCTATTCGAGTCGGTTGACAGAACTGGCCCGGATGATTATGACGTAATCGCCTATACTCCCCAGAGCATCGATTCGAGGACCGGACTCAAGGAGATTGCAGAGCGCGAAGGGCTGGTGTCCGCCGGGGCCTTTGCCAGGAACGGAAAGACGGTTGAAATCTATATCAGGCCTGAATAG
- a CDS encoding ParB/RepB/Spo0J family partition protein — translation MNKKKVLGRGLGALIGEASSSERPAPAITGNERFRICLSTDISPNKSQPRKHFDEAALNELADSIREKGIIEPLVVRRALEGYELIAGERRWRAARIAGLNELPVVIVEAGDEESLELAIIENIQREGLNPVEEAESYRSLMGFGLSQEEVAKKVGKDRATVANYLRLLKLPHEVREEIVKGNITMGHARALLSLESHAAQAELCRQIITKGLSVREAEALSSAPKKERAGRPVKNGGSGNTELEDELRGIFGTRVALKDTKGKGKIEISYFSADERERILDLLRSVGG, via the coding sequence CTGAATAAGAAAAAGGTCCTTGGAAGAGGGCTTGGCGCCCTCATAGGCGAGGCTTCCTCATCGGAGAGGCCCGCGCCCGCCATAACCGGTAACGAGAGGTTCCGGATATGTCTCTCAACTGACATAAGCCCGAACAAATCCCAGCCGAGAAAGCACTTTGATGAGGCGGCGCTCAATGAGCTGGCCGACTCCATAAGGGAGAAGGGGATAATAGAGCCCCTTGTAGTAAGGAGGGCCCTTGAGGGCTACGAGCTCATAGCCGGTGAGAGGAGGTGGCGGGCCGCGCGGATCGCGGGCCTTAACGAGCTGCCGGTGGTCATTGTCGAGGCCGGGGACGAGGAGAGCCTTGAGCTCGCGATAATAGAGAACATACAGAGGGAGGGGCTTAACCCCGTAGAGGAGGCCGAGTCGTACAGGAGCCTCATGGGCTTCGGCCTTTCGCAGGAGGAGGTCGCAAAGAAAGTCGGCAAGGACAGGGCGACAGTCGCAAACTACCTCCGGCTACTTAAGCTACCGCACGAGGTGAGGGAAGAGATAGTAAAGGGCAATATCACCATGGGGCACGCGAGGGCGCTCCTTTCGCTTGAAAGCCACGCGGCGCAGGCCGAGCTCTGCAGACAGATAATCACGAAGGGGCTTTCCGTCCGCGAGGCTGAGGCGCTTTCATCAGCACCGAAAAAGGAGAGGGCCGGAAGGCCCGTAAAGAACGGCGGGAGCGGGAATACGGAGCTCGAAGACGAGCTCCGGGGGATATTCGGCACCAGGGTGGCGCTCAAGGACACGAAGGGTAAGGGGAAGATAGAGATAAGCTATTTCTCCGCCGACGAAAGGGAGAGAATACTTGACCTTCTCCGCTCGGTCGGCGGCTGA
- a CDS encoding chloride channel protein codes for MQRKLKEETVIFISVLKWILLATVVGALVGLSTTLFVKSLNFGAGLVARYDYFFVIMPLGLLASVLIIKYLFPKAAGHGANMVISSIHKNDGKIKPLVIPVEFIRTFITLSTGGSAGKEGPSAQIGAGLASLVADLLRFDGPDRRKLVICGISGGFSSVFGTPLAGAIFGMEVLFVGSIRYEVLLPSFVAGIISYQVSSWMGLTYFYNPITFIPVFSEAFFIKVIIAGALFGLCSFLLVETLRLGKKASNAMRLREEYKALLAGSVLVVLSFIFSGKYLGLGLDVIQSALEGGEVPWYAFIMKSFFTSVTLSFGGSGGIGTPIFFVGATAGSAFSRLLDMDPAMLSAIGFVALLAGAANTPIAASIMAVELFGAEVAPYAAVACVISYIITGHRSAYPSQVLAVKKSGSIAIEVGAEVAGTKPDVEYRDRSVIGVIRQVLKKSHRNGGNGP; via the coding sequence ATGCAGAGAAAGCTTAAGGAAGAGACCGTAATATTCATAAGCGTCCTCAAGTGGATATTGCTCGCCACGGTCGTGGGGGCGCTTGTGGGCCTCTCTACCACCCTTTTCGTCAAGTCTCTCAACTTCGGGGCCGGGCTCGTGGCCCGCTACGATTACTTTTTCGTCATAATGCCTTTGGGCCTCCTCGCGAGCGTCCTCATAATAAAATACCTCTTCCCCAAGGCTGCCGGGCACGGCGCGAATATGGTCATATCGAGCATCCACAAGAACGACGGCAAGATAAAACCGCTCGTCATACCCGTGGAGTTCATCCGTACCTTCATAACGCTATCTACCGGCGGCTCTGCCGGAAAAGAGGGGCCGAGCGCGCAGATAGGCGCGGGGCTCGCATCGCTCGTAGCCGACCTCCTCCGGTTCGACGGTCCGGACAGGAGAAAGCTCGTCATCTGCGGCATAAGCGGCGGCTTCTCCTCCGTCTTCGGCACTCCGCTTGCCGGCGCTATATTCGGCATGGAGGTGCTTTTTGTGGGCAGCATCCGCTACGAGGTGCTGCTGCCTTCATTCGTCGCAGGGATAATAAGCTACCAGGTCTCCTCGTGGATGGGCCTCACCTACTTTTATAACCCAATAACTTTCATACCTGTCTTCAGCGAGGCCTTTTTCATAAAGGTCATCATCGCAGGGGCTCTCTTCGGGCTCTGCTCCTTCCTGCTCGTCGAGACGCTACGGCTCGGGAAGAAGGCCTCGAACGCCATGAGGCTCAGGGAAGAGTACAAGGCGCTCCTTGCGGGGAGCGTCCTCGTGGTCCTGAGCTTCATCTTCTCGGGCAAGTACTTGGGCCTGGGCCTTGACGTGATACAGTCGGCCCTCGAGGGCGGGGAGGTCCCGTGGTACGCCTTCATCATGAAGTCGTTCTTCACATCCGTGACCTTGAGCTTCGGCGGTAGCGGCGGCATAGGCACGCCCATATTCTTCGTAGGCGCGACAGCCGGATCCGCCTTCTCTAGGCTCCTCGACATGGACCCGGCCATGCTCTCGGCCATAGGGTTCGTGGCGCTCCTTGCCGGGGCGGCTAATACGCCCATAGCGGCAAGCATAATGGCGGTCGAGCTCTTCGGGGCCGAGGTCGCGCCATACGCGGCCGTCGCATGCGTCATAAGCTATATCATCACCGGGCACAGGTCAGCCTACCCGTCACAGGTGCTGGCGGTAAAGAAATCCGGCTCGATCGCAATAGAGGTCGGGGCCGAGGTCGCCGGAACGAAACCGGATGTCGAGTACAGGGACAGAAGCGTAATAGGAGTCATCCGGCAGGTCCTTAAAAAAAGCCACCGGAACGGCGGCAATGGACCCTGA
- a CDS encoding endonuclease V, protein MDPETIRDLRWPADKERIRDIQAEIGKRRRITSLKRRPCLVAGIDASFLADKIISVASIYSFPGLEPLEDSVVVGRAQFPYITGLLSFREGPAVMDAIKGLKRTPDLLIFDGQGIAHPLGLGIAAFMGALLDLPSIGSAKTRLVGEYGEPGPRRGDFSDLVYKGAVVGAVLRTRDNVKPLFVSPGHRIDVKGSVEMVLECAPRFRLTEPVRSAHLLSRKTKRELMDKSRA, encoded by the coding sequence ATGGACCCTGAGACGATAAGGGACCTCAGGTGGCCCGCTGACAAAGAGCGTATCAGGGATATACAGGCCGAAATAGGCAAGAGGCGGAGGATAACGTCCTTGAAGAGGCGTCCATGCCTGGTAGCTGGCATTGACGCCTCTTTTTTGGCTGATAAGATTATAAGTGTGGCCTCGATCTATAGCTTTCCGGGACTTGAACCGCTCGAAGACAGCGTCGTTGTGGGAAGGGCGCAGTTCCCGTACATCACGGGGCTCCTGTCTTTCAGAGAGGGGCCTGCCGTAATGGACGCGATTAAGGGCCTGAAAAGAACGCCGGACCTGCTCATCTTCGACGGACAGGGCATAGCACACCCGCTGGGATTGGGGATAGCCGCGTTCATGGGCGCGCTGCTGGATCTGCCCTCGATCGGCTCGGCAAAGACGAGACTCGTGGGAGAGTACGGGGAGCCGGGGCCAAGGAGAGGCGATTTTTCCGACCTGGTATATAAGGGGGCGGTCGTGGGCGCGGTATTACGCACACGCGATAATGTAAAGCCCCTCTTCGTGTCACCGGGGCACAGGATAGACGTCAAAGGCTCGGTGGAGATGGTACTCGAGTGCGCCCCGCGCTTTAGGCTCACAGAGCCGGTCAGGAGTGCGCACCTCCTTTCGCGAAAAACGAAGAGGGAGCTAATGGATAAGAGTAGGGCCTGA